GGTCACGGACAACCGTGCGGGAGACGATCGTCCCGACCCCCGCTGACATCCCCTGCAGCACCCGGAAGACGAGGAGCACCTCCAGAGACGCCGAGAGCGCGCAACCGATGGACGCGAGGGCGTAGACCGCGGCACCGGTGACCATCACCGGCTTGCGGCCCACAGCATCACTGATCGGCCCGTGGAAGAGACTCATGGCCGCGAAGGAAGCCAGATAGGCACTCACGACCAGTTGCATCGCGGCGTCGGAGACCCGGAACAGCTCACCCATGGCCGCGAACGCCGGGAAGGGTGTGTCGATGGAGAAGGGCCCGAAGATGCCCAGCAGCGCCAGGAGGAGCGTCGTCAGGGCCAGCGAGGCAGGTCGCACGGCGCGGCGTGGGCCCCGGAGGAACTCCTCCGGGGCCCACGCCGTTCGCCGACCGGGGGTCAGCGGGAGGTGACCTTGTCGTGCTCGCCCGATTCGATCCGCTCGTGGTCGTGGTCGTGGTGCGCCGCCTCGAGCTCCGCCGGGGTGACCGGCTCGACGGCCCCGCCGAAGTAGAAGTCGTGCAACTTGGCGCGCAACTTGTTCTTGCGTGCACCCTTCTTGTTCTCCACGCCGTTCTCGTCGACGGTCGGCTCTAGCTGCAGCGGGGGAGTGCCCTCGTGCTGGACGAGCGTCCACCGCGTGTACGGGTCGAGCGGCTCGTGGACCTCGTGGAACTCGCCGTCGGCGCTGCGCTCGATCCGACCCGTCTCGCGACCGTGGAGGACGAGGTCGCGGTCGTGCCGCTGGAGGCTCAGGCACAGGCGCCGCGTCGCCCAGAACGCAATGACCGGGCCGACGAAGGTCAGCACGCGCAGTGCCCACGTGATGTCATTGATCGACATCCCGAACTGGATCGCCATGATGTCGTTGCTCGTGGCGAACATGAGCACACCGTAGAGCGTCAGTGCAGCCATGCCCAAGCCGGTGCGCGTCGGAGCGTTGCGCGGGCGGTCGAGCAGGTGGTGCTCGCGCTTGTCGCCGGTGACCCAGGCCTCGATGAACGGGTAGGCGATCATTCCTGCGTAGAAGGCCGGGATGACGAGCAGGGCACCGATGATGACCGGCCACGCCCACGTGAACCCGAAGGTCTCGAACTCGAGGAAACCGGGCAGGAGCCGGAGGGCACCATCGGGGAAGGCCATGTACCAGTCCGGCTGGGTACCCGCGGTCGTCGCATTCGGCTCGTAGGGACCGTGGACCCAGACGGCGTTGATCTGCACCAGCGACGAGATGAGTGCGATCCCGCCGAAGACGATGAAGAAGAAGCCTCCGGCCTTCGCCGCGTACACCGGCATGACGGGGAAGCCCACGACGTTGTCATTCGTCTTGCCCGGGCCGGGGTACTGGGTGTGTTTCTGCAGCGCCACGAGGACGATGTGCACCGTGAAGAGTCCGATGAGCAGTGCCGGCAGCAGCAGGATGTGGACCGAGTACAGTCGCGGAATGATGTCCATGCCCGGGAAGGTGCCACCGAACAGCGCATAGCTGAGATAACTGCCGATGACCGGCGCGGCCACCATGAAGCCCTGGGCGACGCGCAGGCCCGTACCAGAGAGTAGGTCGTCCGGGAGCGAATAACCCGCGAAGCCCTCAACGAGCGCGAGGAGGGACAGGATGCAGCCGATGACCCAGTTGATCTCGCGCGGCTTGCGGAAGGCGCCGGTGAAGAACACGCGGAGCATGTGCACCGACAACGCGACGATGAACAGCAGCGCGGACCAGTGGTGGATCTGGCGGATGAGCAGCCCGCCCTTGATGTCGAACGAGATGTCCAAGGTCGAGGCGTAGGCGCGGGACATCTCCACGCCCTGCAGTGGGACGTAACTGCCCTCGTAGGTGGTGTGGGCCATCGACGGGTCGAACCAGAAGGTCAGGAATACCCCGGTGAGCATGCACACGATCATCGAGTACATTGCGATCTCGCCGAGCATGAAGGACCAGTGGTCGGGAAAGACCTTCTTCATCAGGTAGCCGACGCCCTTGGCGGCGCCCGTCCGGTCATCGATCCAGCCGGCGACGCCGCCGACCTTCTTCATACCAGCGGACGTGGGCGTCGCAGCCGGTGCGTCACCAGAACGCAGGCCGTCGGCGGGACGAGCATTGGCGGCCATGATCAACCACGCTCCCAGAAGCTCGGGCCGACCGGTTCCTGGAAGGGCTGGTCGGCGATCAGGTAACCCTCGCTGTCGACGGTGATCTTCAGCTGTGGCATTGGACGTCCTGCGGGCCCGAAGACGACCTCGCAGTCGTTGGTGACATCGAATGTGGACTGGTGGCACGGGCAGAGCAGGTGGTGTGTCGTCTGCTCGTACAGGCCGACGGGGCAGCCGACATGGGTGCAGATCTTGGAGTAGGCCACGATGCCCTCGTACCCCCATGCGCGGGCCTTGCGTCCCTGCTCGGTCTCCTGGAAGTCCTTGGGGTCCAGGCGCATGAGCAGGACCGACGAATAACTCATCTTGTTGAGTTTGTCCTCACTGTCCAGCAGACCTTCGGGCTGAATGTGGAAAACCGACCCGATAGTGACGTCCGCGGGCTTGATCGGCGTGTTCTCCGGGTCCCGCATCAGGCGCAGCTGGTTGGATCGGCCGTTTTCGCTCTTGTCCCAGAAGGTGACCGAGAGATCGTTGCGCGGCAACGGACCCAGCGATCCGACGATTTGCACGAGCAGCGGCAGGGCGAAGAGGCCCATCGCGCCACCGAAGGTCGCTTTGAGCAGCGGACGACGCGTCAACTGGGAGGACTCGCCGCCCTCCACCATCGTGGCGACGAAGTCCTGGCGGGCCTCGTCCTTCGAGCGCAGCGGGTGACGCATCTCGACGACCTCGGTGTCGGGCATGAGGGTCTTGGCCCAGTGGACCGCACCCAGTCCGATACCCAGCAGGCTCAGTGAAAGGCCGAGACCCAGCAGGAGGTTCGACAGGCGCATCTCGTTGGTGATCGGTACCCAGACCTGGGTTCCGGTGTCGACGAGCAGGTAGGCGACGATGAACAGCACCGTGCCGAGGATCGACACGAGGAAGAGCAGCGCCACCTGGCGCTCAGCGCGCTTCGCGGCCCGCTCGTCCAGGTCTGCGTTGCGCAGGACGTGCGGCGGGAGGCCGGGGTTGGCGAACTGCTCCGGGACACCACCGGTGCCCTGCACGTGGCCCTGGTCGAGGCGCACGGGCTCGGAGCCGCCGGGCTCCTCCGGCTGCGCTCCCGTCGGGGTGTGCTCACTCATCTGTCGTGGGTCCTGTCTGTGTGGCGTGTTGTCAGGTGGGTCAGGCGGACTTCTGGCCGAGCCAGACTGCAGCTGCGACGAGCATGCCGAGCCCGATGGTCCAGACGAAGAGGCCCTCGGGGACGGGACCGTAACCACCGAGGCCGTTGCCGCCGGGGTTGCCGGCCTCCTCCATGGCTTCGATGTAGGCGATCACGTCGCGCTTGTCCTCGGGGTCGAGGTTGGCGTCGTTGAAGACCGGCATGCTCTGCGGGCCGGTGACCATCGCCTCGTAAATGTACTTGCCGGAGACGCCCGTGACGGGCGGTGCGTCCTTGCCGCGGGTGAGGGCACCGCCGGCGCCGGCACTGGAGTGGCACATGGCGCAGTTGACGCGGAAGATCTCGCCGCCCCTGCCCGGGTCGCCCTTTGAGCCGTCCGTGTACTTCTCCGGGGGAACGGCCGGGCCGGCTCCGAGGGTGGCCACGTAGGCGCCGACGTCGGCGATCTCCTCGTCGGAGAACTTCACGCGGATGTTGCCTGGGGCCTGCACGTCAGGAGCGGCCATGGGCATGCGGCCGGTACCCATCTGGAAGTCGACGGAGGCGGCACCGACGCCCGCCAGGCTCGGACCGGCGCCCTCGACGCCCAGACCGTTGGCCCCGTGGCAGGTGGCACAGTTGGCCGTGAAGAGCTTCTTGCCCTTCTCGACGCTGTCGGCGGCGGCCACGGTGGCCTGCGCGTCCTTCGGGGCCACGGCCGAGTAGGCCGTGCCGGTGACGAGCAGACCCAGCATGAGCAGCAGGGCGATCGCCGCGGGGTGACGGCGAGTGAGCTTCGGCATGGAGTGTCCTGTCGTGCGGTGTCGTCGGGAGGGCATCTGCATCATCCGAGGAGGTAGATGGCTGCGAAGAGGGCGATCCACACGACGTCGACGAAGTGCCAGTAGTAGGAGGTGACGATGGCACCGGTCTGCTGCGAGTGGCTGTAGTTACGGGTGGTGTAGGTGCGGCCGATGATCAGGAGGAAGGCGATGAGCCCGCCGGTGACGTGGATGCCGTGCAGGCCGGTGGTCAGGTAGAAGACCGACGCCCACGAGTCGCTGGCGATGTTGACGCCCTCGGAGACGAGGGTGGCGTACTCGAGGATCTGGCCGGAGACGAAGACGGCCCCGAAGATGTAGGTGAGGAAGTACCACTCGCGCATGCCCCAGCCGGCGACGTTGAGCAGTGACCCGGTGCGCGACTTCTGGCCGTGCTCGGCCCTGAGGACACCCAACTGGCACCACACGGAGGAGATCACGAGGACCAGGGTGTTCGCGGCGGCGAACGGGACGTTCAGCAACTCGGTGTTCTGCTCCCACAGCTCGGGTCGCATCGATCGGACCGTGAAGAAGATGGCGAACAGTCCGGCGAAGAACATCAGCTCGCTGGAGAGCCAGACTATCGTGCCGACCGAAGCCATGTTGGGTCGACTCACCGGCCCCATGGAGGGGTCCGCGATCGGGTGCTTGGACGCGTCTGACGGCAGGGAGGTTGCAGTGGCCACGCGCCCCATTATGTATCCCCTGTCCACCGAATGTGCGCCGCCCCCCTCCGCGAGTCCCGTCACGCCTGCGAACGCTAGGATCTGGGGCATGACCGGTACCCCGCAGACGACTAGTTCCCGGCCCGCAGAGGGCGTCGGCCCGCACGCCACGGAGGTCACTTCGACCGCCGTCCGGCTGCTGCTGTACAGCGACAACATCACCACCCGTGATGCGGTCCGTGCAGCCGTGGGCCGGCGCCCCGCCCGCGACGTCGAGGTGAAGTCCTGGCTGGAGTGCGCCACGGCACCCGCCGTCGTCTCGGCCGTGGAGGCGGGCGGGCTCGACCTGCTCATCCTCGACGGGGAGGCCGCGAAGGTCGGTGGGCTCGGTCTGTGCCGACAGCTGAAGCTCGAGGTCTACAACTGCCCGCCCGTGCTGGTCCTCACCGGACGCCCGCAGGACGGGTGGTTGGCGACGTGGTCGATGGCCGAGGGGTCGGTTCCGCACCCCCTGGACCCGATCGTCGTCGCGGACGCGGTGGCGGACCTGGCCCGGGGCGTGGCCCGCCGATGAGCGGCGCGGCCACCCACACCTGGCCCCAGCTGCTCACCAGCCTCCTGTGCGGGCGCGACCTCAGCGCCGCCGAGACCTCGTGGGCGATGGGTCAGGTCATGTCCGGTGACGCCGCACCCACCCAGATCGCCGGTTTCCTCGTCGCACTGCGGGCGAAGGGGGAGACCGTCACCGAGCTGCGTGCCCTGGCCGACGTCATGCTCGAGCACGCGCGGCCGATCTCGGTCGCGGGCCCGACGCTGGACATCGTCGGCACCGGCGGTGACATGGCCGGCACGGTCAACATCTCGACGATGTCCTCCATCGCGATCGCCGCGACCGGGGTACGCGTGGTCAAGCACGGCAACCGCGCGGCCTCCTCGAAGTCCGGCTCGGCCGACGTCCTCGAGGCGCTCGGGGTCACCCTCTCCCTGCCGACGGAGGTCGTGGCGGAGGTCGCCGAGCGGGCCGGCATCACGTTCTGTTTCGCGCAGTCCTTCCACCCCTCCTTCCGGCACACCGCGATCCCGCGGCGTGACCTCGGGATCGGTACCGCACTCAACGTCCTCGGTCCGATGACCAACCCGGCCCGTCCGACCTACTCGGTCGTGGGCGTGGCCGACGCGCGGGTCGCTCCGCTCATGGCCGGCGTCTTCGCCCAGCGGGGGACGGACGCCCTCGTCTTCCGCGGCGACGACGGGCTCGACGAGCTCACGGTCGCCGACGGGTCGCACGTGTGGTGGGTGGCCAGCGGCGAGATCACCGAGGTGCACCTCACCCCCGAGCAGGTGGGCCTGGACCGCAGCCCCTTGGACTCGCTGCGCGGGGGCGACGCCGAGCAGAACGCAGAGGTCGCCCGGCGGCTCTTCGCCGGAGAGCGCGGACCCGTCCGCGACGCCGTGGTGCTCAACGCCGGGGCCGCGGTGGCCCTGGCGCAGGCCGGACCGGGGGCTCCCGCCGACCCGCTCGCCGCGATCCGCAGCGGCATGGACACGATCGAGACGGTGCTCGACTCCGGGCGTGCCCAGGAGCAGCTCCAGCGCTGGGTCGACGCGACCCGGGACGTGGCAACCGCTTAGGACGACGACCATTGGCAGAAAGCGTCAAGGATGGAATGACCTGCAACAGGCGGTGAGACGGTAGTTCGTGGATTCATGCGTGTTGTGTGGCGTCGCATGTTCGGTCGCGCAGTGTGGTTGTTTCCAGCTGGATGGTGGCGTGGTCGAAGGAGACGGGGAAGTGTTCCTTCATGCAGGAGCGGATCTGCTTGAGGATCTGGGGTGCGTGCCCGGATTCGAAGCATTGGTCGTCGATGACGACGTGGGCGGAGATGACGGGCAGGTCCGTGCCGATGGTGGAGGCGTGCAGGTCGTGGACCTCCTTGACGTGGTCCAGCTCGAGGACGTGTGCTCGTACGACGTCGAGGTCGACGCCTTTGGGGGTGAACTCCATCAGGACGCGTGTGGTCTCGCGCAGCAGTTTGAGAGCGCGGGGCAGGATGAGGGCGGCGATTAACAGCGCGGCGAAAGTGTCCGCGCGCTGGAATCCGGTGGTGGAGATGACGATGGCCGCCACGATCACCCCGATGGAACCCAGGGCGTCGTTGAGAACCTCGAGGAAGGCGGCGCGCATGTTGAAGTTGGCCTCACGGCCGGAGGCCAGAACCAGCATGGCGGCGAGGTTCGCGACCAAACCGATCACTCCGAAGACCAGC
Above is a window of Janibacter cremeus DNA encoding:
- the qcrA gene encoding cytochrome bc1 complex Rieske iron-sulfur subunit, which produces MSEHTPTGAQPEEPGGSEPVRLDQGHVQGTGGVPEQFANPGLPPHVLRNADLDERAAKRAERQVALLFLVSILGTVLFIVAYLLVDTGTQVWVPITNEMRLSNLLLGLGLSLSLLGIGLGAVHWAKTLMPDTEVVEMRHPLRSKDEARQDFVATMVEGGESSQLTRRPLLKATFGGAMGLFALPLLVQIVGSLGPLPRNDLSVTFWDKSENGRSNQLRLMRDPENTPIKPADVTIGSVFHIQPEGLLDSEDKLNKMSYSSVLLMRLDPKDFQETEQGRKARAWGYEGIVAYSKICTHVGCPVGLYEQTTHHLLCPCHQSTFDVTNDCEVVFGPAGRPMPQLKITVDSEGYLIADQPFQEPVGPSFWERG
- the qcrB gene encoding cytochrome bc1 complex cytochrome b subunit; the protein is MAANARPADGLRSGDAPAATPTSAGMKKVGGVAGWIDDRTGAAKGVGYLMKKVFPDHWSFMLGEIAMYSMIVCMLTGVFLTFWFDPSMAHTTYEGSYVPLQGVEMSRAYASTLDISFDIKGGLLIRQIHHWSALLFIVALSVHMLRVFFTGAFRKPREINWVIGCILSLLALVEGFAGYSLPDDLLSGTGLRVAQGFMVAAPVIGSYLSYALFGGTFPGMDIIPRLYSVHILLLPALLIGLFTVHIVLVALQKHTQYPGPGKTNDNVVGFPVMPVYAAKAGGFFFIVFGGIALISSLVQINAVWVHGPYEPNATTAGTQPDWYMAFPDGALRLLPGFLEFETFGFTWAWPVIIGALLVIPAFYAGMIAYPFIEAWVTGDKREHHLLDRPRNAPTRTGLGMAALTLYGVLMFATSNDIMAIQFGMSINDITWALRVLTFVGPVIAFWATRRLCLSLQRHDRDLVLHGRETGRIERSADGEFHEVHEPLDPYTRWTLVQHEGTPPLQLEPTVDENGVENKKGARKNKLRAKLHDFYFGGAVEPVTPAELEAAHHDHDHERIESGEHDKVTSR
- a CDS encoding cation diffusion facilitator family transporter, whose translation is MGADHNHAHTSGQPSRALRNRLLVAFGLTTIIVVAQAVGSVITGSLALLTDTAHALADSSGLLVAVMASTMMLRPPSSKRTWGFARIEVLAALGQAALLLVVGTYAAVEGVRRLFEPTQVPGAELLVFGVIGLVANLAAMLVLASGREANFNMRAAFLEVLNDALGSIGVIVAAIVISTTGFQRADTFAALLIAALILPRALKLLRETTRVLMEFTPKGVDLDVVRAHVLELDHVKEVHDLHASTIGTDLPVISAHVVIDDQCFESGHAPQILKQIRSCMKEHFPVSFDHATIQLETTTLRDRTCDATQHA
- the trpD gene encoding anthranilate phosphoribosyltransferase, with translation MSGAATHTWPQLLTSLLCGRDLSAAETSWAMGQVMSGDAAPTQIAGFLVALRAKGETVTELRALADVMLEHARPISVAGPTLDIVGTGGDMAGTVNISTMSSIAIAATGVRVVKHGNRAASSKSGSADVLEALGVTLSLPTEVVAEVAERAGITFCFAQSFHPSFRHTAIPRRDLGIGTALNVLGPMTNPARPTYSVVGVADARVAPLMAGVFAQRGTDALVFRGDDGLDELTVADGSHVWWVASGEITEVHLTPEQVGLDRSPLDSLRGGDAEQNAEVARRLFAGERGPVRDAVVLNAGAAVALAQAGPGAPADPLAAIRSGMDTIETVLDSGRAQEQLQRWVDATRDVATA
- the qcrC gene encoding cytochrome bc1 complex diheme cytochrome c subunit, encoding MPKLTRRHPAAIALLLMLGLLVTGTAYSAVAPKDAQATVAAADSVEKGKKLFTANCATCHGANGLGVEGAGPSLAGVGAASVDFQMGTGRMPMAAPDVQAPGNIRVKFSDEEIADVGAYVATLGAGPAVPPEKYTDGSKGDPGRGGEIFRVNCAMCHSSAGAGGALTRGKDAPPVTGVSGKYIYEAMVTGPQSMPVFNDANLDPEDKRDVIAYIEAMEEAGNPGGNGLGGYGPVPEGLFVWTIGLGMLVAAAVWLGQKSA
- the ctaE gene encoding aa3-type cytochrome oxidase subunit III, which gives rise to MGRVATATSLPSDASKHPIADPSMGPVSRPNMASVGTIVWLSSELMFFAGLFAIFFTVRSMRPELWEQNTELLNVPFAAANTLVLVISSVWCQLGVLRAEHGQKSRTGSLLNVAGWGMREWYFLTYIFGAVFVSGQILEYATLVSEGVNIASDSWASVFYLTTGLHGIHVTGGLIAFLLIIGRTYTTRNYSHSQQTGAIVTSYYWHFVDVVWIALFAAIYLLG